A region from the Lolium perenne isolate Kyuss_39 chromosome 4, Kyuss_2.0, whole genome shotgun sequence genome encodes:
- the LOC127292790 gene encoding LRR receptor-like serine/threonine-protein kinase RPK2, translating to MVAARRSTAAAILLLLLPLLAVCASSSSSSSHRGQEQDRSALLQLKNALPSAELLRRWSAHSIGTDHCSWPGVTCDAKSRVVALHVPPSLPRSPPGSGIAGELPSSVGRLTELKELSLPARGLFGEIPAEIWGLEKLEVVNLAANSLQGALPPAFPRRLRVLNLASNALHGEIPASLCSCTDLERLDLSGNQLNGTVPEVLGGLLRLKQLDLSRNLLAGSIPSRLGSCAQLRSLRLFSNLLDGSIPPEIGRLSKLRVLDVSGNRLSGLVPLELGNCSALSVLVLSSQFDAVKSHEFNLFEGGIPGTVTALPKLRLLWAPKVGLNGNLPSNWGSCHSLEMVNLADNLLSGVIPRELGQCTNLKLLNLSSNRLSGSLDKDLYPHCMDVFDVSGNELSGSIPASANKGCSSQLLLDGMSSAYSSLFLSQAIAELSLGYCDSGECSVVYHNFAKNNFDGCLTSLPLSADRYGHRAMYTLTLDHNKFTGSLDTILLEQCSNFYGLIASFRDNKISGELTEEISTKCHAIRVLVLAQNQISGVLPANIGLMASLVKMDISKNLLVGQIPAGFKDLKNLKFLSLAENNISGHIPSFLGQLRSLEVLDLSSNSLSGNIGDLNPSASLTVFNISFNNLAWPLPSNVRALSETDGTPEADNQSNDSGGFTKIEIASITSASAIVAVLLALIILYIYTRKCASRPSRRSLRRREVTVFVDIGAPLTYETVVRAAGSFNASNCIGSGGFGATYKAEIAPGILVAIKRLAIGRFQGIQQFQAEVKTLGRCRHDNLVTLVGYHLSDSEMFLIYNFLPGGNLERFIQERTKRPIDWRMLHKIALDVARALAYLHDNCVPRILHRDVKPSNILLDNEYTAYLSDFGLARLLGNSETHATTGVAGTFGYVAPEYAMTCRVSDKADVYSYGVVLLELISDKKALDPSFSPYGNGFNIVAWACMLLQKGRAREFFIEGLWDLAPHDDLVEILHLGIKCTVDSLSSRPTMKQVVRRLKELRPPSY from the coding sequence ATGGTGGCCGCTCGCCGGAGCACCGCCGCCGCcatcctgctgctgctgctgcccctGCTCGCTGTctgcgcctcttcttcctcttcgtcgtcgcACCGTGGCCAAGAACAGGACAGATCGGCGCTTCTCCAGCTCAAGAACGCCCTCCCCTCCGCCGAGCTGCTCCGCCGATGGTCTGCGCACTCCATCGGCACAGACCACTGCTCCTGGCCGGGGGTCACCTGCGATGCAAAGTCCCGAGTCGTCGCCCTCCACGTGCCCCCCAGCCTCCCGCGCTCCCCACCCGGGAGCGGGATCGCCGGCGAGCTGCCCTCGTCGGTCGGGCGCCTCACCGAGCTGAAAGAGCTCTCCTTGCCCGCCCGCGGCCTTTTCGGCGAGATCCCTGCTGAGATCTGGGGGTTGGAGAAGCTGGAGGTGGTCAACCTCGCCGCGAACTCGCTCCAGGGCGCCCTCCCGCCCGCCTTCCCGCGGCGGCTGAGGGTGCTCAACCTCGCCTCCAACGCGCTCCACGGTGAGATCCCAGCCTCCCTTTGCAGCTGCACGGACTTGGAAAGGCTGGATCTTTCCGGCAACCAGCTCAACGGGACGGTGCCAGAAGTCCTTGGTGGGCTCCTCAGGTTGAAGCAGCTCGACCTGTCCCGGAACCTTCTCGCCGGAAGCATCCCCTCTCGTCTGGGGAGTTGCGCACAGCTCCGCTCGTTGCGCCTGTTCTCCAATTTGTTGGACGGTTCCATTCCGCCAGAGATTGGAAGGCTGAGTAAGCTGCGGGTTTTGGATGTATCGGGTAACAGGTTGAGCGGCCTGGTGCCACTGGAGCTAGGGAATTGCTCGGCTCTGTCGGTTTTAGTATTGTCAAGCCAGTTTGATGCAGTGAAATCACACGAGTTCAATCTGTTTGAGGGAGGGATTCCGGGAACTGTGACAGCTCTGCCAAAGCTGAGGCTGTTATGGGCGCCGAAGGTGGGTCTGAATGGCAACCTCCCAAGCAATTGGGGAAGCTGTCATAGTTTGGAAATGGTTAATCTTGCAGATAATTTACTTTCTGGAGTAATTCCTAGGGAGCTAGGGCAGTGTACAAACCTCAAGTTGCTCAACCTCAGCTCCAATAGATTGTCTGGTTCGCTTGATAAAGATCTTTATCCGCATTGTATGGATGTGTTTGATGTCAGCGGCAATGAACTGTCAGGCTCAATTCCAGCATCTGCGAACAAAGGTTGTTCATCTCAGCTTTTGTTGGATGGAATGTCATCTGCTTATTCTTCACTCTTCCTATCCCAAGCTATAGCAGAACTATCATTGGGGTACTGTGACTCTGGAGAGTGTTCAGTTGTATACCACAATTTTGCGAAGAACAATTTTGATGGCTGTCTTACATCCTTGCCTCTTAGCGCAGACAGATATGGACACAGGGCCATGTATACACTTACTCTTGATCACAATAAATTCACTGGATCATTGGATACAATTCTGTTGGAACAGTGTAGtaacttctatggtttgattgccAGTTTCCGAGATAACAAGATATCTGGTGAGCTCACAGAAGAAATCAGCACAAAATGCCATGCCATCCGAGTTTTGGTTCTAGCCCAGAATCAGATTTCAGGAGTGCTGCCTGCTAACATTGGTTTGATGGCTTCTCTTGTAAAGATGGACATCAGCAAAAATTTGCTGGTTGGTCAAATACCTGCCGGTTTCAAAGACCTCAAGAACTTGAAGTTTCTCTCATTAGCTGAGAATAATATCAGTGGTCACATACCGTCCTTTTTGGGTCAGTTGAGATCACTGGAGGTGTTAGATCTCTCATCTAATTCTCTGTCTGGAAACATTGGCGATCTTAACCCTTCAGCATCACTGACAGTCTTTAACATTTCATTCAATAACTTGGCTTGGCCGTTGCCTTCAAATGTACGAGCACTCAGTGAGACAGATGGTACTCCAGAAGCTGATAATCAATCCAACGATAGCGGTGGTTTCACCAAAATAGAGATAGCATCAATAACCTCAGCATCAGCTATTGTTGCAGTTCTGTTGGCACTGATCATTCTTTACATTTACACTCGAAAATGTGCATCAAGACCATCAAGGCGGTCTCTTAGGAGAAGGGAAGTGACTGTTTTTGTGGATATTGGTGCTCCTTTGACATATGAGACCGTCGTACGCGCTGCTGGCAGTTTTAATGCAAGCAATTGCATCGGAAGTGGTGGCTTTGGAGCAACATACAAAGCTGAGATTGCACCAGGCATTCTGGTGGCAATAAAGAGGCTCGCTATTGGAAGGTTCCAAGGTATTCAGCAGTTCCAAGCAGAAGTGAAAACTCTCGGGAGGTGTCGCCATGATAATCTTGTAACACTCGTAGGGTACCACCTTAGTGATTCAGAGATGTTTCTAATATATAATTTTCTGCCCGGTGGTAACTTGGAGAGGTTCATACAAGAAAGGACAAAGAGACCAATTGACTGGAGAATGCTTCACAAAATTGCTCTAGATGTTGCACGTGCACTTGCATACCTTCATGATAATTGTGTCCCACGTATTCTGCATCGGGATGTGAAACCAAGCAACATCTTGCTCGACAATGAGTACACTGCATACCTCTCTGATTTTGGATTGGCAAGACTACTTGGGAACTCGGAAACTCATGCAACCACTGGTGTCGCGGGTACTTTTGGATATGTTGCTCCAGAGTATGCGATGACTTGCCGTGTTTCTGATAAGGCTGATGTGTATAGCTATGGAGTTGTACTGCTTGAACTTATTTCAGACAAGAAGGCACTGGACCCTTCTTTTTCTCCATATGGGAATGGATTCAACATAGTTGCCTGGGCTTGCATGCTTCTGCAGAAGGGCCGAGCTCGTGAGTTCTTCATAGAAGGGCTGTGGGATCTGGCTCCGCATGATGACTTGGTTGAGATCCTACACCTTGGTATCAAGTGCACGGTTGATTCTCTTTCTTCTAGGCCCACAATGAAGCAAGTTGTTCGGCGACTAAAGGAACTCAGACCTCCGTCTTACTAG